A stretch of Usitatibacter palustris DNA encodes these proteins:
- a CDS encoding CheR family methyltransferase, whose amino-acid sequence MADTRIEAVAQDRGAGREFNFSLEHFKAISTRIYDFAGIRLTEAKREMVYARLARRLRSLGIDSFDNYIRYLELEPAEWEHCTNALTTNVTAFYREPHHFDILAKHAAEADAMQTYRVWSAGCSSGEEPYTIAMCLAESRPEGRFEVVASDLDTQVIAHGREGIYPLESVMALTAERQKRFFLRGTGRNSGHARVRRELASHVEFLRVNLMDDRWPALGEFDAIFCRNVMIYFDKATQRRLVERYAGLLRPNGLFFAGHAESLLDSGHRFRLRGQTVYELVRGAAA is encoded by the coding sequence ATGGCCGATACCCGCATCGAAGCCGTCGCCCAGGATCGTGGCGCCGGGCGCGAATTCAACTTCAGCCTCGAGCACTTCAAGGCGATCTCGACGCGCATCTACGACTTCGCGGGCATTCGCCTTACCGAAGCCAAGCGCGAGATGGTCTACGCGCGCCTCGCGCGGCGGCTGCGCTCGCTGGGCATCGATTCGTTCGACAACTACATCCGCTACCTCGAGCTGGAACCCGCCGAGTGGGAGCACTGCACCAACGCGCTCACGACCAACGTCACGGCGTTCTACCGAGAGCCGCACCACTTCGACATCCTGGCCAAGCACGCGGCCGAAGCCGATGCCATGCAGACCTACCGGGTCTGGAGCGCCGGATGCTCGAGCGGCGAGGAGCCGTACACCATCGCGATGTGCCTCGCCGAATCGCGGCCCGAGGGACGCTTCGAGGTGGTCGCCTCCGACCTCGACACGCAGGTCATCGCCCATGGGCGCGAAGGCATCTATCCGCTCGAATCGGTCATGGCGCTCACGGCCGAGCGGCAGAAGCGCTTCTTCCTGCGCGGCACGGGCCGCAACTCGGGCCATGCGCGCGTTCGCCGCGAGCTCGCGTCCCACGTGGAATTCCTGCGCGTGAACCTCATGGACGACCGCTGGCCGGCCCTGGGCGAGTTCGACGCGATCTTCTGCCGCAACGTGATGATCTATTTCGACAAGGCCACGCAACGCCGCCTCGTGGAGCGCTACGCGGGCCTCCTGCGTCCGAACGGGCTCTTCTTCGCCGGTCACGCGGAGAGCCTCCTCGATTCGGGCCACCGCTTCCGCCTGCGTGGCCAGACCGTCTACGAGCTCGTGCGGGGGGCCGCGGCATGA
- a CDS encoding chemotaxis protein CheW encodes MSANPHDAFGFGDEAHAEQAKREFLTCRLGDELYGIDILRVQEIRGVEQVTRVPGVAPFVRGVINLRGAIVPIVDLGLMFGFPEPLVLADASAVVLNGGRRLVGLVVNAVSDVVALTDEQIAPAPDFGNAAVGAALAGIGRHEDQTLLLLDVEHLLARIREGRERT; translated from the coding sequence ATGAGTGCGAACCCCCACGACGCATTCGGCTTCGGCGACGAAGCGCACGCCGAGCAGGCGAAGCGCGAATTCCTCACCTGCCGCCTGGGCGACGAGCTCTACGGCATCGACATCCTGCGCGTGCAGGAGATCCGCGGCGTGGAGCAGGTCACGCGCGTTCCGGGTGTGGCGCCCTTCGTGCGCGGTGTGATCAACCTGCGCGGGGCGATCGTCCCGATCGTGGATCTCGGCCTCATGTTCGGCTTCCCCGAGCCGCTGGTGCTCGCCGATGCGAGTGCGGTCGTGCTCAACGGCGGCCGCCGACTCGTGGGCCTCGTCGTCAATGCCGTCTCCGACGTGGTGGCGCTCACCGACGAGCAGATCGCGCCCGCACCCGATTTCGGCAACGCCGCGGTCGGCGCCGCGCTCGCGGGCATCGGCCGCCACGAGGACCAGACCCTGCTGCTGCTCGACGTCGAGCACCTGCTCGCGCGCATTCGCGAGGGCCGGGAGCGCACGTGA
- the cheD gene encoding chemoreceptor glutamine deamidase CheD, translated as MNREDILNDEHPNRYFDPHFQIETAKILPGEYYATKEEMALVTVLGSCVSACLRDRDTGIGGMNHFMLPDEGKLIGSHGNVSAGGRYGVHAMELLINQILKLGGRRDRLEAKVFGGGNVLQGFMLSNVGEQNAEFIVEYLNQERIPIVARDLLDVWPRKIYFFPFNGKVMVRRLRKINNDTIVLRERDYGARLFHSPIEGGAELFK; from the coding sequence ATGAACCGCGAAGACATCCTCAACGACGAGCACCCGAACCGCTACTTCGATCCGCATTTCCAGATCGAGACGGCGAAGATCCTGCCGGGCGAGTACTACGCCACGAAAGAGGAAATGGCGCTGGTCACCGTGCTCGGTTCCTGCGTTTCGGCGTGCCTGCGCGACCGCGATACCGGCATCGGCGGAATGAATCACTTCATGCTGCCCGATGAAGGCAAGCTGATCGGCTCGCACGGCAACGTTTCCGCCGGCGGCCGCTACGGCGTGCACGCGATGGAGCTGCTCATCAACCAGATCCTCAAGCTCGGTGGCCGGCGCGATCGCCTGGAAGCCAAGGTGTTCGGCGGCGGCAACGTGCTGCAGGGCTTCATGCTCTCCAACGTGGGCGAGCAGAACGCGGAGTTCATCGTCGAGTACCTGAACCAGGAGCGCATCCCGATCGTCGCGCGCGATCTCCTCGACGTCTGGCCGCGCAAGATCTACTTCTTCCCGTTCAACGGCAAGGTGATGGTGCGGCGCCTGCGCAAGATCAACAACGACACGATCGTGCTGCGCGAGCGCGACTACGGCGCGCGGCTCTTCCACAGCCCGATCGAAGGCGGCGCGGAGCTCTTCAAGTGA
- a CDS encoding chemotaxis protein CheA yields MAIDLTRFIATFFDETQEHLESIEERVMTLAASNDDPEVLNAIFRAAHSIKGGSGTFGFTQLTETTHELETLFDGMRKGNRRADAAMVRLLLDASDALKAHVARLKRGDRTGDPAMDALRVRLEGYRSGTPGTAGAAAQSKAAAPGASSMNVFRARAADPARASEIDPVLAQTLASFGDVIGGEGGVFRVVTPRGLEDLNESLAFALAPEDFVIEAEAAPAKQGERYGLFDVAEAAPEPAGEKYGLFEPLPVAEPVAPAAPAASSGEKYGLFESQQESEAKEKEQARARGDQSSIRVSTEKIDRIVNLVGELVIAQAMLQQAAGGADTQEERLSHSLGTLDRNTRELQQAVMSIRMMPMEFVFSRFPRLVYDVSARLGKKVQLRTQGHETELDKELIELLVDPLTHVVRNAIDHGIESPEERVRAGKPEQGSVHMRATHRGGSVIIEVTDDGRGLDRVAIVAKGRELGMAVSEDMPDTEIWQVLFAPGFSTAKQVTELSGRGVGMDVVRRNINSLGGSVYIASEFGQGTTITIQLPLTLAVLDGMIVSVADENYIVPLEFVSEAFRPGPADIKKVVNQAAFVAVRGEHLPIIRLEDVVEAPQAQRLNGEPLCLVVEVDQRRAALLVDGLVGQQQLVVKSLETNLHHVPGVAGATILGDGRVALILDVAAITRRHAVTARSAA; encoded by the coding sequence ATGGCCATCGACCTGACCCGCTTCATCGCCACGTTCTTCGACGAGACCCAGGAGCACCTGGAGTCGATCGAGGAGCGCGTGATGACGCTCGCCGCGAGCAACGACGATCCCGAGGTCCTCAACGCGATCTTCCGCGCCGCCCACTCGATCAAGGGCGGCAGCGGCACGTTCGGTTTCACGCAGCTCACCGAGACCACGCACGAGCTCGAGACGCTCTTCGACGGCATGCGCAAGGGCAACCGGCGCGCGGACGCGGCGATGGTGCGCCTGCTGCTCGACGCCTCCGACGCGCTCAAGGCGCACGTCGCCCGCCTCAAGCGCGGCGACAGGACCGGCGATCCGGCGATGGACGCGCTGCGCGTGCGGCTCGAGGGCTATCGCAGTGGCACTCCCGGCACTGCCGGCGCGGCCGCGCAGTCGAAGGCCGCGGCACCCGGTGCTTCCAGCATGAATGTTTTCCGCGCGCGTGCGGCTGATCCCGCACGTGCATCCGAAATCGACCCCGTGCTTGCCCAGACGCTCGCCTCCTTCGGCGACGTGATCGGGGGCGAGGGCGGCGTGTTCCGCGTGGTCACGCCGCGCGGGCTCGAAGACTTGAACGAGTCGCTCGCTTTCGCGCTGGCTCCTGAAGACTTCGTGATCGAAGCCGAAGCCGCGCCCGCGAAGCAGGGCGAGCGCTACGGCCTGTTCGATGTCGCCGAGGCGGCCCCTGAGCCCGCGGGCGAAAAATACGGCCTGTTCGAGCCGCTGCCGGTGGCCGAGCCAGTCGCTCCTGCCGCGCCGGCCGCATCGAGCGGTGAAAAATACGGTCTCTTCGAATCGCAGCAGGAGAGCGAGGCGAAGGAGAAGGAGCAGGCCCGTGCGCGTGGCGACCAGTCGTCGATCCGCGTGAGCACCGAGAAGATCGACCGCATCGTGAACCTCGTGGGCGAACTGGTGATCGCGCAGGCGATGCTCCAGCAGGCCGCGGGCGGCGCCGACACGCAGGAAGAGCGGCTCTCGCACAGCCTGGGCACGCTCGACCGAAACACGCGCGAGCTGCAGCAGGCGGTGATGTCGATCCGCATGATGCCGATGGAATTCGTCTTCAGCCGTTTCCCGCGCCTGGTCTACGACGTCTCCGCGCGCCTGGGCAAGAAAGTGCAGCTGCGCACGCAGGGCCACGAGACCGAGCTCGACAAGGAGCTCATCGAGCTGCTCGTCGATCCGCTCACGCACGTCGTGCGCAACGCGATCGACCATGGGATCGAATCGCCGGAGGAGCGCGTGCGCGCGGGCAAGCCCGAGCAGGGCTCCGTGCACATGCGCGCCACGCATCGCGGCGGCAGCGTGATCATCGAAGTGACCGACGACGGCCGCGGGCTCGATCGTGTCGCGATCGTCGCGAAGGGCCGCGAGCTCGGCATGGCCGTTTCCGAGGACATGCCGGACACCGAGATCTGGCAGGTTCTGTTCGCGCCGGGCTTTTCCACCGCCAAGCAGGTGACCGAGCTTTCCGGGCGCGGCGTGGGCATGGACGTCGTGCGCAGGAACATCAATTCGCTGGGCGGGAGCGTCTACATCGCCTCCGAGTTCGGCCAGGGGACGACGATCACGATCCAGCTTCCGCTCACTCTCGCGGTGCTCGACGGAATGATCGTGAGCGTGGCCGACGAGAACTACATCGTGCCGCTGGAGTTCGTGTCGGAGGCTTTCCGGCCGGGTCCCGCGGACATCAAGAAGGTCGTGAACCAGGCCGCATTCGTCGCGGTGCGCGGCGAGCACCTGCCCATCATCCGGCTCGAGGACGTGGTCGAGGCCCCGCAGGCGCAGCGCCTGAACGGTGAACCGCTGTGCCTCGTGGTCGAAGTCGACCAGCGCCGCGCAGCACTCCTCGTCGACGGCCTCGTCGGCCAGCAGCAGCTCGTCGTGAAGTCGCTCGAGACCAACCTGCACCACGTGCCCGGTGTGGCCGGCGCCACGATTCTTGGCGACGGGCGCGTGGCACTCATCCTCGACGTCGCCGCGATCACGCGGCGCCACGCGGTGACGGCGCGGAGCGCGGCGTGA
- a CDS encoding protein-glutamate methylesterase/protein-glutamine glutaminase, translating to MNPIRVLIVDDSRMIRDVLTDILKEQPGIEVVGAAADAFEARDMIRDLKPDVVTLDVEMPRMNGLEFLDKLMRARPTPVVMISAFTERGSEVTFRALELGAVEFVTKPKLHEQTPDDYGTLIAEKIRAAKSARLRAPRRVETTLPTEAAVVQKRPVPRGIKTSDKLIAVGASTGGTEAIKEFLVGMPEDCPGIVIVQHMPENFTRMFAERLDGLCKIRVKEAEHNDPILPGHAYIAPGGKHLWVKRDEGALIAKLSNEPPMTLHRPAVDFLFMSCAKYVGKDCIGVIMTGMGKDGTRGMLEMRDAGAYNIAQDEATSVIFGMPREAIEAGAVHEVAPLTRLRDRALARLTSKERA from the coding sequence GTGAACCCGATCCGCGTCCTCATCGTCGACGACTCGCGCATGATCCGCGACGTCCTCACCGACATCCTCAAGGAACAGCCGGGCATCGAGGTCGTGGGCGCCGCGGCCGACGCCTTCGAGGCGCGCGACATGATCCGCGACCTGAAGCCCGACGTGGTGACGCTCGATGTCGAGATGCCGCGCATGAACGGCCTGGAATTCCTCGACAAGCTCATGCGGGCGCGGCCCACCCCCGTGGTGATGATCTCCGCGTTCACCGAGCGCGGCTCGGAAGTGACCTTCCGTGCGCTCGAGCTTGGCGCGGTCGAGTTCGTCACCAAGCCCAAGCTCCACGAGCAGACGCCCGACGACTACGGCACGCTGATCGCCGAGAAGATCCGCGCGGCCAAGAGCGCGCGACTGCGCGCCCCCCGCCGGGTCGAGACCACGTTGCCCACCGAGGCGGCCGTGGTGCAGAAGCGCCCGGTGCCGCGCGGCATCAAGACCTCCGACAAGCTCATCGCCGTGGGCGCATCCACCGGCGGCACGGAAGCGATCAAGGAATTCCTCGTGGGCATGCCCGAGGATTGCCCCGGCATCGTGATCGTGCAGCACATGCCCGAGAACTTCACGCGCATGTTCGCCGAGCGCCTCGACGGCCTGTGCAAGATCCGCGTGAAGGAAGCCGAGCACAACGACCCGATCCTTCCGGGCCACGCGTACATCGCGCCCGGCGGCAAGCACCTGTGGGTGAAGCGCGACGAAGGCGCGCTGATCGCGAAGCTCTCCAACGAGCCGCCGATGACGCTGCATCGTCCCGCGGTCGACTTCCTCTTCATGTCGTGCGCGAAGTACGTCGGCAAGGATTGCATCGGCGTGATCATGACCGGCATGGGCAAGGACGGCACGCGCGGCATGCTCGAGATGCGCGACGCCGGCGCCTACAACATCGCCCAGGACGAAGCGACCTCGGTGATCTTCGGCATGCCCCGCGAAGCGATCGAGGCGGGTGCCGTGCATGAAGTGGCCCCCCTCACGCGCCTGCGCGACCGCGCGCTCGCACGCCTCACCAGCAAGGAGCGCGCATGA